From Chromohalobacter canadensis, one genomic window encodes:
- a CDS encoding bifunctional aminoglycoside phosphotransferase/ATP-binding protein, which yields MERRDAGERSVSQALIEALRQGRGFDHPVSRIEVYETHVSWVILTGDYAYKIKKPLDFGSFLDFSTLEKRRRLCEQEVRLNRRLAPALYLDMVAITGTPEVPQLNGSGTPFEYAVKMRQFSNRHLFSTLQTSGELSVELLDDLVDQLVAFHEDAPRISGDSPLGSPDTVRRTLDREFRLIEARLDDTQARERLSRLETWSLDSFARLEHEFERRWREGFVRETHGDIHLGNAVHFEGRALLFDGLEFNAELRWNDVGCELAFLLMDLEARGEQAFANHVLNRYLELSGDYELVRLLAYYKLYRALVRAKVAMLHYHQPQLTPDERQEVYAEYQHYIALAERYSEFRFPYLIVGVGVSGSGKSRFTGDMVQRLGGVRVRSDIERKRLYGFEAQASTADGADIYTSQATASTYDRLAELSGILLESGLPACVDATCLTRAQRTQLCFEAERRGLPVLLVSFEADEATLRARIERRAQRGGDPSEAGLEVLERQLARFEPFADDELSHLVHLDTTAPDANRTLVSMIQERIQLN from the coding sequence ATGGAACGACGGGACGCGGGGGAACGCTCAGTGAGCCAGGCATTGATCGAGGCATTGCGCCAGGGCCGGGGATTCGACCATCCGGTGAGCCGGATCGAGGTGTACGAGACGCATGTTTCATGGGTCATCCTCACGGGGGATTATGCCTACAAGATCAAGAAACCGCTGGATTTCGGCAGTTTTCTAGACTTTTCTACGCTGGAAAAACGGCGTCGGCTCTGCGAGCAGGAGGTGCGTCTCAACCGTCGCCTTGCCCCGGCGTTGTACCTCGACATGGTCGCGATTACCGGCACGCCTGAGGTGCCACAGCTGAATGGAAGTGGCACGCCGTTTGAATATGCCGTCAAGATGCGCCAGTTCAGTAACCGTCATCTGTTCAGCACCTTGCAGACCAGCGGCGAACTCTCGGTGGAACTGCTCGACGATCTTGTCGATCAGCTGGTGGCATTTCACGAAGACGCGCCGCGTATCAGCGGCGATAGCCCACTGGGATCGCCAGACACCGTGCGTCGTACGCTGGACCGCGAGTTTCGCTTGATCGAGGCACGGCTCGACGACACCCAGGCACGCGAACGTCTCTCGCGACTCGAGACCTGGAGCCTGGACAGCTTCGCGCGGCTCGAGCATGAGTTCGAGCGACGCTGGCGCGAAGGCTTCGTGCGCGAAACCCATGGCGACATTCATCTTGGCAATGCGGTGCATTTCGAGGGCCGCGCGCTGCTCTTCGACGGCCTGGAGTTCAACGCCGAACTGCGCTGGAACGATGTCGGCTGCGAGCTGGCGTTCTTGTTGATGGATCTTGAGGCGCGCGGCGAACAGGCCTTCGCCAACCATGTGCTCAATCGCTACCTGGAACTCTCCGGCGATTACGAGCTGGTGCGCCTGCTCGCCTATTACAAGCTTTATCGGGCGCTGGTGCGGGCCAAGGTGGCGATGCTGCATTACCATCAACCACAATTGACGCCTGACGAACGCCAGGAAGTGTACGCTGAGTACCAGCACTACATTGCCCTGGCCGAGCGGTACAGTGAGTTTCGCTTCCCGTACCTGATCGTCGGCGTGGGTGTCTCGGGCAGTGGCAAGAGCCGTTTTACCGGCGACATGGTGCAGCGGCTGGGCGGCGTGCGGGTGCGTTCCGACATCGAGCGCAAGCGACTGTACGGCTTCGAGGCCCAGGCCAGTACCGCCGATGGTGCCGATATCTATACGTCCCAGGCCACTGCAAGTACCTATGATCGTCTCGCTGAACTGTCGGGTATCTTGCTGGAATCAGGGCTGCCGGCCTGTGTCGATGCCACTTGTCTGACGCGCGCCCAGCGCACGCAACTATGCTTCGAAGCCGAACGTCGTGGGCTGCCGGTGCTGCTGGTGAGTTTCGAAGCGGATGAAGCGACCCTGCGCGCGCGCATCGAAAGGCGTGCCCAGCGGGGTGGAGATCCCTCTGAGGCTGGGCTCGAGGTACTTGAACGCCAGTTGGCGCGTTTCGAACCTTTCGCCGACGATGAACTGAGCCATCTAGTCCATCTCGATACTACGGCACCGGATGCCAATCGTACCCTCGTGTCGATGATTCAGGAGCGTATCCAACTCAATTGA
- the thiE gene encoding thiamine phosphate synthase, translating into MTGDWTRGIYAITDATLLPDDERLFAACERALSAGPALLQYRDKSTDADKRWRQAVTLAGYCHDTGVPLIVNDDIALAVRLGARFGSTIGVHLGQQDGALDAAREALGPSAIIGATCHARLDLAERAVAEGANYLAFGRFFTSRTKPEAPPAPLTLLGEAARFGLPRVAIGGLDVHTMRLAHEAGADLLATVHAVFGADDPAVAVRGLQASLGDAARH; encoded by the coding sequence ATGACGGGGGATTGGACGCGAGGCATTTACGCCATTACCGATGCGACGCTGCTGCCGGATGATGAGCGCCTGTTCGCGGCTTGCGAGCGCGCCTTGAGCGCCGGTCCGGCGCTGCTGCAGTACCGTGACAAGTCGACGGATGCCGACAAACGCTGGCGCCAGGCCGTGACCCTGGCTGGGTATTGCCACGATACCGGGGTACCGTTGATCGTGAATGACGATATCGCCCTGGCGGTGCGGCTGGGTGCGCGTTTTGGTTCCACCATCGGCGTGCACCTGGGGCAGCAGGATGGCGCGTTGGACGCCGCGCGCGAGGCGCTGGGACCCTCGGCGATCATCGGTGCGACCTGTCATGCGCGTCTCGACCTGGCCGAACGCGCAGTGGCCGAAGGTGCCAACTACCTGGCCTTTGGGCGTTTCTTCACCTCGCGCACCAAGCCCGAGGCACCGCCGGCGCCCTTGACGCTGCTTGGCGAGGCAGCGCGTTTCGGCCTGCCGCGTGTGGCGATCGGGGGGCTCGACGTCCACACTATGCGTCTAGCTCACGAGGCCGGCGCGGATTTGCTGGCCACGGTGCATGCCGTCTTCGGCGCCGACGATCCCGCCGTTGCCGTCAGGGGCTTGCAAGCGAGTCTCGGCGATGCGGCGCGACACTGA
- a CDS encoding chloride channel protein, whose product MDAFRRRLASVDALPQLCVLGVLSGLLTGGLMVVFRGALEFGALAFMPDGDPEAFERLAAPLRVVLPLIAVALIGLWLWRMPMSAGKIGIGHVIERLTYHQGKMPLRNWITQWWVGLVALLGGLSAGREGPAIHLGAAASSWIGQTMRLPHNSLRVLVGCGTAAGIAASFNTPIAGVIFAMEVVMMEYTITGFMPVILASTTGAVVSQLVYGSQPAFSVPSVQLASLFDLPWIAVTALLIGLVAGGFVRLARPAVWQKRLPMWGRFLAVGVAVAALAWWYPQVQGMGYDSLERMLIGQPALDVLIAVALGKLALTALAIAFGVPVSIIGPILVSGAALGTLCGLLWATLMPELASSPVVFSLLGMAAMMGAVLQAPLAALMALLELTHNSSILLPGMLAVVIAVLVARQGYHCSGFFISTLDSQGLHPLQRPLMQALSRVAVPAVMERSVARAPRVLSRAQAQELLAGKPTWLVVSRENDKPPVGLKAAGLARLMLDEQWQDEPRFDLLEIPGQRVDLAPISLQATLSEAFEQLNKYGVDALYVEHTTAPLIRKISGIITRDAIENYYRNK is encoded by the coding sequence ATGGACGCTTTTCGTCGCCGCTTGGCAAGTGTCGATGCGTTACCGCAGTTATGTGTGCTGGGCGTCCTCTCGGGGCTTCTGACCGGCGGTCTAATGGTCGTGTTTCGCGGCGCACTGGAGTTTGGGGCGTTGGCCTTCATGCCCGATGGCGACCCCGAGGCCTTCGAGCGACTCGCAGCCCCCCTTCGCGTGGTGTTGCCGTTGATCGCCGTGGCGTTGATCGGCCTGTGGCTATGGCGTATGCCGATGAGCGCCGGCAAGATAGGCATCGGCCATGTCATCGAACGGTTGACCTATCATCAGGGCAAGATGCCGCTGCGTAACTGGATCACCCAGTGGTGGGTAGGGCTCGTGGCTCTGCTGGGCGGTCTTTCCGCAGGTCGCGAGGGACCCGCGATTCACCTCGGTGCGGCGGCGTCGAGCTGGATCGGCCAGACCATGCGGCTGCCCCACAACAGCCTGCGAGTGTTGGTGGGGTGCGGTACCGCGGCGGGCATCGCCGCGTCGTTCAATACGCCGATTGCCGGCGTCATCTTCGCCATGGAAGTGGTGATGATGGAGTACACCATCACCGGTTTCATGCCGGTCATTCTGGCCTCGACCACCGGTGCCGTTGTCTCGCAGTTGGTCTACGGTTCTCAGCCCGCCTTCTCGGTGCCCAGCGTGCAGTTGGCTTCGTTGTTCGACCTGCCCTGGATCGCCGTTACGGCCTTGTTGATCGGGCTGGTGGCCGGCGGCTTCGTGCGTCTTGCCAGGCCTGCAGTGTGGCAGAAGCGCCTGCCCATGTGGGGTCGATTCCTGGCGGTGGGCGTTGCGGTGGCGGCACTGGCCTGGTGGTACCCCCAAGTCCAGGGCATGGGCTACGACTCGCTGGAGCGCATGCTCATCGGCCAGCCGGCGCTGGATGTGCTGATTGCCGTGGCGCTCGGCAAGCTGGCGCTGACGGCACTGGCTATTGCCTTTGGGGTCCCGGTGAGCATCATTGGGCCGATTCTTGTGTCGGGAGCGGCCCTGGGCACGTTGTGCGGACTGTTGTGGGCCACGCTGATGCCGGAGCTGGCTTCGTCGCCGGTGGTCTTTTCGTTGCTGGGCATGGCGGCCATGATGGGTGCCGTGCTGCAGGCGCCCCTGGCGGCGTTGATGGCGTTGCTGGAATTGACCCACAATTCGAGCATCCTGCTGCCGGGCATGCTGGCGGTGGTCATTGCGGTCCTGGTGGCGCGTCAGGGGTATCACTGCTCGGGGTTCTTCATCTCCACGCTCGATAGTCAGGGCCTGCATCCTTTGCAGCGGCCCCTGATGCAAGCCTTGTCACGGGTCGCGGTACCCGCCGTCATGGAACGTAGCGTGGCGCGGGCACCGCGGGTGTTGTCGCGGGCTCAGGCTCAGGAACTGCTGGCCGGCAAACCTACCTGGCTGGTGGTCTCGCGCGAAAACGACAAACCCCCGGTGGGGCTCAAGGCCGCCGGGCTGGCACGGCTCATGCTCGACGAGCAATGGCAGGACGAACCCCGCTTCGACCTGCTGGAAATCCCCGGTCAGCGTGTCGATCTGGCGCCCATTTCCTTGCAGGCAACGCTCTCGGAGGCCTTCGAGCAGCTCAACAAGTATGGCGTCGATGCGCTCTACGTCGAACACACCACGGCCCCGCTGATCCGCAAGATTTCGGGTATCATCACCCGCGACGCCATCGAGAACTACTACCGTAACAAATGA
- the hemL gene encoding glutamate-1-semialdehyde 2,1-aminomutase: MTTSAQLFEQACRHIPGGVNSPVRAFKGMERAPVFVERAQGAYLYDVEGQRYIDYVGSWGPLITGHADPDVLGAVRARLDDGLSFGTPTAIETRMAELICEIMPSIDMVRMVNSGTEATMSAIRLARGHTGRDKIVKFEGNYHGHSDSLLVKAGSGALTHGEPSSPGVPASLAEHTVTLPYNDLDAVRACFAELGDEIAGIIVEPVAGNMNCIPPQPDFLKGLREICDAHGSVLIFDEVMTGFRVALGGAQAHFGVTPDLTCLGKIVGGGMPVGAFGGTREIMEQLSPLGPIYQAGTLAGNPLAMAAGIALLEKIREPGFHDALGERVATLCDGLEARAEAAGVDLITQRAGGMFGVFFTAQRRVDNFAQATACNADMFRRFFLGMLEHGVYLAPSPFEAGFMSSAHTPDDIQATLDAAEQVLATLENA; the protein is encoded by the coding sequence ATGACCACGTCCGCACAACTCTTCGAGCAGGCTTGCCGTCACATCCCCGGCGGTGTGAATTCCCCCGTGCGTGCCTTCAAGGGCATGGAACGCGCGCCGGTGTTCGTGGAGCGCGCCCAAGGCGCCTACCTCTATGATGTCGAAGGGCAGCGCTACATCGATTATGTCGGCTCCTGGGGGCCGTTGATCACTGGTCACGCCGATCCCGACGTGCTGGGCGCGGTACGCGCGCGACTCGACGACGGGTTGTCCTTCGGCACCCCGACCGCCATCGAAACGCGCATGGCGGAGCTAATCTGCGAGATCATGCCGTCCATCGACATGGTGCGCATGGTCAACTCGGGCACCGAGGCCACCATGTCGGCGATTCGCCTGGCACGTGGCCATACCGGGCGCGACAAGATCGTCAAGTTCGAGGGCAATTACCACGGGCATTCCGATTCGTTGTTGGTCAAGGCCGGGTCCGGCGCGTTGACTCATGGCGAGCCGAGTTCACCCGGCGTGCCTGCGTCCCTGGCCGAACATACCGTGACGCTGCCCTACAACGATCTGGACGCGGTACGCGCGTGTTTCGCCGAGTTAGGGGACGAGATCGCCGGCATCATCGTCGAGCCGGTAGCGGGCAATATGAACTGCATCCCGCCGCAGCCCGATTTCCTCAAGGGCCTGCGCGAGATCTGCGATGCCCATGGTAGCGTGTTGATCTTCGACGAGGTGATGACCGGCTTTCGCGTGGCGCTGGGCGGCGCTCAGGCGCATTTTGGTGTCACCCCGGATCTGACTTGCCTGGGCAAGATCGTCGGCGGTGGTATGCCGGTGGGCGCCTTCGGCGGCACGCGCGAGATCATGGAGCAGCTCTCGCCGCTGGGGCCGATCTACCAGGCGGGTACGCTGGCCGGCAATCCGCTGGCCATGGCCGCGGGCATCGCGCTGCTCGAGAAGATTCGCGAACCGGGCTTCCACGATGCGCTCGGCGAACGTGTGGCGACGCTGTGCGATGGCCTGGAAGCCCGCGCGGAAGCGGCCGGCGTGGATTTGATCACCCAGCGCGCGGGCGGCATGTTCGGGGTCTTCTTCACGGCCCAGCGGCGTGTCGATAATTTCGCGCAAGCGACGGCCTGCAACGCCGATATGTTCCGGCGTTTCTTCCTCGGCATGCTCGAACACGGCGTCTATCTTGCGCCGTCACCGTTCGAGGCGGGCTTCATGTCCAGTGCACACACGCCCGACGATATCCAGGCCACACTGGATGCCGCCGAGCAGGTATTGGCAACGCTCGAGAACGCCTGA
- the erpA gene encoding iron-sulfur cluster insertion protein ErpA — protein sequence MSGAESFVPVPMYLTDAAAQRLGVLVEEEGKPGLKLRVYVTGGGCSGFQYGFDFAENVGDEDTVIEHAGASMIIDALSYQYLVGSTVDFEEGLAGARFIIKNPNATSTCGCGASFAV from the coding sequence ATGAGCGGGGCTGAATCGTTCGTCCCGGTGCCCATGTACTTGACCGATGCCGCCGCCCAGCGTCTGGGCGTATTGGTCGAGGAAGAGGGCAAGCCGGGTCTCAAACTGCGTGTCTACGTCACCGGTGGAGGCTGCTCAGGCTTCCAGTACGGTTTCGATTTCGCCGAAAACGTCGGAGACGAGGATACCGTCATAGAACATGCCGGCGCCTCGATGATCATTGACGCACTCTCGTATCAATACTTGGTCGGCTCTACGGTAGATTTCGAGGAAGGTCTCGCCGGAGCGCGCTTCATCATCAAGAATCCCAACGCCACGTCCACCTGCGGCTGCGGTGCCTCGTTCGCCGTCTGA
- a CDS encoding LuxR C-terminal-related transcriptional regulator: MSMENTRVLMVTDCNPQSQLFIDYIRQQLDCEVSALSTQESFEPPTDGKVVVLLDADHVDENCMHLWNSRASESPEMILAAFNLRDDEHAAELLISLHLQGVFYRQDNLLLICKGIAKLLEGDLWMSRNLMTRLIDFYRRQQLNAYRPVCGLTHRELEIIGLLGTGASNTEIADQLFVSEHTVKSHLYNIFRKIKVHNRIQAMNWARQNLGAPPMVSLRSPRKARTS; this comes from the coding sequence ATGAGCATGGAAAACACAAGGGTCCTGATGGTCACCGACTGCAATCCGCAGTCGCAGCTGTTCATCGATTACATTCGCCAGCAACTCGATTGCGAGGTCTCGGCTCTGAGCACTCAGGAAAGCTTCGAGCCGCCCACGGATGGCAAGGTCGTGGTATTGCTGGATGCCGACCATGTCGACGAAAACTGCATGCATCTATGGAACAGCCGTGCCAGCGAAAGCCCGGAAATGATCCTCGCAGCCTTCAACCTGCGTGACGATGAGCATGCGGCGGAGCTGCTGATCAGCCTGCATCTACAGGGCGTCTTCTATCGCCAGGACAACCTGCTGCTGATCTGCAAGGGTATCGCCAAGCTGCTCGAAGGCGATCTGTGGATGTCGCGCAACCTCATGACACGTCTGATCGACTTCTATCGCCGCCAACAACTCAATGCGTATCGTCCGGTCTGTGGATTGACCCACCGCGAGCTTGAGATCATCGGCCTACTGGGCACCGGGGCTTCCAACACCGAAATCGCCGACCAACTTTTCGTCAGTGAACATACCGTCAAGTCGCATCTCTATAATATCTTCCGCAAGATCAAGGTTCACAACCGCATTCAGGCCATGAATTGGGCACGTCAGAATCTCGGTGCCCCCCCCATGGTCTCGCTGCGCAGCCCCCGCAAGGCACGCACGTCATGA
- a CDS encoding transporter substrate-binding domain-containing protein, whose translation MKHLPLRLSALALALGTSGAALAQETPTLAVATDPSFVPFEMMDEDSGEMVGFDIDIINTIADRAGFEVDLNTMDFNGIIPAVQTGNVDIAIAGITITDERGEIVDFSDPYYDSGLRILVPTSNDDVEELDDLEGMRIGTKIGSTSYDYLQEELGDDAEITPYPGSSDMYMALMGGSVDAVFYDAPNVGYFAETKGEGKAKVVGPLYEGQQYGIAFAKGSEWVEPANEALSEMREDGTYDDIYEKWFGKAPDDE comes from the coding sequence ATGAAACACTTGCCACTACGTCTTTCCGCCCTGGCTCTGGCACTTGGTACCAGCGGCGCCGCCCTCGCCCAGGAGACGCCCACGCTCGCCGTGGCCACCGACCCCAGCTTCGTGCCTTTCGAGATGATGGACGAGGATAGCGGCGAAATGGTCGGTTTCGACATCGACATCATCAACACCATCGCCGATCGTGCCGGCTTCGAAGTCGATCTCAACACCATGGACTTCAACGGCATCATCCCCGCCGTGCAGACCGGCAATGTCGATATCGCCATCGCGGGCATCACCATTACCGACGAACGCGGCGAGATCGTCGATTTCTCCGATCCGTACTACGACAGCGGTCTGCGCATCCTGGTCCCCACCAGCAACGATGACGTCGAGGAACTCGACGACCTCGAAGGCATGCGTATCGGCACCAAGATCGGTTCCACGAGCTATGACTACCTTCAGGAAGAGCTCGGTGACGACGCCGAAATCACCCCGTATCCCGGCAGTTCCGACATGTACATGGCCCTCATGGGCGGCAGCGTCGATGCCGTTTTCTACGATGCGCCCAACGTTGGCTACTTCGCCGAGACCAAAGGCGAGGGCAAGGCCAAGGTAGTCGGGCCACTCTATGAAGGTCAGCAATACGGGATCGCCTTCGCCAAGGGCAGCGAATGGGTAGAACCCGCCAACGAAGCGCTCAGCGAGATGCGTGAAGACGGCACCTACGACGATATCTACGAAAAGTGGTTCGGCAAGGCGCCTGACGACGAATAA
- the thiD gene encoding bifunctional hydroxymethylpyrimidine kinase/phosphomethylpyrimidine kinase, with amino-acid sequence MATPRLPAVLVLAGHDPTGGAGLTADAEAIRACGGWPLTVPTALTVQTTRDVQRVMPCSRENIESACEALFADIEISAIKVGLIADRASLEAVIAVVSAHPHLPLIVDPVMRAGGGSELAPDDGVPMFRERLLPLVDILTPNRQELARLSGVSGSEVDRVVELMSLGARAILVTGADAWEDETSVSDEVVHTLHTPDNSRQWRWPRLVGDYHGSGCTLAASLAARLACGESLIEACSQAQRVAWDSLVHAQRPGHGQALPDRLWRLPPFEREAT; translated from the coding sequence ATGGCGACGCCAAGATTGCCTGCGGTGCTGGTGCTTGCTGGACACGATCCCACTGGTGGGGCGGGGCTGACCGCTGATGCCGAAGCCATCCGCGCCTGCGGTGGCTGGCCGTTGACCGTGCCTACTGCGCTGACGGTGCAGACCACGCGTGACGTACAGCGCGTCATGCCGTGTTCGCGCGAGAACATCGAAAGCGCTTGCGAGGCCTTGTTCGCGGATATCGAGATCAGCGCCATCAAGGTGGGGTTGATCGCCGATCGTGCATCCCTCGAGGCGGTCATCGCCGTGGTGAGCGCGCATCCCCATTTACCGTTGATCGTCGACCCGGTGATGCGTGCCGGTGGCGGCAGTGAACTGGCGCCCGACGACGGCGTGCCGATGTTCCGCGAACGCCTGCTCCCGCTAGTGGATATCTTGACGCCCAACCGCCAGGAACTGGCGCGTCTGAGTGGGGTTTCCGGCAGCGAGGTGGATCGAGTAGTGGAACTGATGTCGCTGGGCGCGCGGGCGATTCTGGTCACCGGTGCCGATGCCTGGGAAGACGAGACGTCCGTGAGCGATGAGGTTGTCCACACCCTGCATACCCCCGACAATAGTCGCCAATGGCGCTGGCCGCGGCTGGTGGGTGACTACCATGGGTCGGGATGTACCCTGGCGGCTTCGCTTGCCGCGCGCCTGGCGTGTGGTGAATCCTTGATCGAAGCATGCAGCCAGGCCCAGCGAGTAGCGTGGGATAGCTTGGTGCATGCGCAACGTCCCGGGCACGGCCAGGCGTTACCCGATCGCCTGTGGCGATTGCCGCCCTTCGAGCGCGAGGCGACATGA
- a CDS encoding amino acid ABC transporter ATP-binding protein — protein MNDSQQDSTTPIVTLEKVNKYFGSLHVMQDIDLEIAAGEVVVIVGASGSGKSTLIRCVNGLEEFQSGRIVVDGNELTPHGKGGKSLQTIRTEVGMVFQQFNLFPHLSVHANVTLAPEKVRGLNNARAREIADRLLERVGITDQADKYPSQLSGGQQQRVALARALAMEPRLMLFDEPTSALDPEMIGEVLDAMRELANEGMTMMIVTHEMGFAREVADRVIFVHDGRIVEQGSPQEVFDRPQHERTQAFLSRVLKH, from the coding sequence ATGAATGACAGTCAGCAAGATTCGACCACTCCGATCGTCACGTTGGAGAAGGTCAACAAGTATTTCGGCAGCCTGCACGTGATGCAGGATATCGATCTCGAGATCGCCGCCGGCGAGGTGGTCGTCATCGTCGGTGCCAGCGGCTCCGGTAAATCGACGCTCATTCGCTGCGTCAACGGCCTCGAGGAGTTCCAGTCAGGACGCATCGTCGTCGATGGCAACGAGCTCACACCGCACGGCAAGGGCGGGAAATCGTTGCAGACCATCCGCACCGAAGTCGGCATGGTCTTCCAACAATTCAATCTGTTTCCCCACTTGTCGGTGCATGCCAACGTAACCCTGGCTCCGGAGAAAGTACGCGGGCTCAACAACGCCAGGGCCCGGGAAATCGCCGATCGACTGCTCGAACGCGTGGGTATCACCGATCAAGCCGACAAGTATCCCAGTCAGCTCTCCGGGGGCCAGCAGCAACGTGTCGCCTTGGCACGCGCATTGGCGATGGAACCGCGCCTGATGCTGTTCGACGAGCCCACCTCGGCGCTCGATCCGGAAATGATCGGCGAAGTCCTCGACGCCATGCGGGAACTGGCCAACGAAGGCATGACGATGATGATCGTGACCCACGAGATGGGCTTTGCACGCGAGGTCGCCGACCGCGTCATATTCGTGCACGACGGTCGCATCGTCGAACAAGGCTCGCCACAAGAGGTTTTCGATCGTCCCCAACACGAACGCACCCAAGCTTTCCTCTCCCGCGTTCTCAAGCACTAG
- the rdgB gene encoding RdgB/HAM1 family non-canonical purine NTP pyrophosphatase has translation MADRKTLVLASGNIGKLREFQHLLGPLGLEVRPQHDFAVAEVEETGLTFVENALLKAREASRVSGCPALADDSGLEVDALHGAPGIYSARFAGEPKDDGANNRKLLEALDAVPEGQRTARFWCVLVYLRHAEDPVPHIVQCAWEGEILAHPRGEGGFGYDSLFWVPERGMSAAELPAEDKNRLSHRGRAMTALLAQLSADS, from the coding sequence ATGGCGGATCGAAAGACCCTGGTGCTAGCCAGTGGCAATATCGGCAAGTTGCGTGAGTTCCAACACTTGCTGGGTCCCTTGGGCCTTGAGGTGCGCCCCCAGCACGACTTCGCCGTAGCCGAGGTCGAGGAAACCGGCCTGACCTTCGTCGAGAACGCCCTGCTCAAGGCTCGCGAAGCCTCGCGGGTCAGCGGATGTCCCGCTCTCGCCGATGATTCGGGGCTGGAGGTCGATGCCTTGCATGGCGCCCCGGGGATCTACTCGGCGCGTTTCGCAGGCGAGCCCAAGGATGATGGCGCCAACAATCGCAAACTCCTGGAAGCGCTCGATGCAGTGCCGGAGGGGCAACGCACCGCGCGGTTCTGGTGTGTACTGGTGTACTTGCGTCATGCCGAGGACCCGGTGCCGCATATCGTGCAGTGCGCCTGGGAAGGGGAAATCCTGGCGCACCCACGGGGTGAGGGCGGCTTCGGCTACGATTCCCTCTTTTGGGTGCCGGAACGTGGCATGAGCGCCGCAGAGCTTCCCGCCGAGGACAAGAACCGGCTCAGCCATCGGGGCCGTGCCATGACCGCGTTGCTCGCCCAGTTGTCCGCCGACTCATGA
- a CDS encoding amino acid ABC transporter permease gives MDVTFQFDWQAAIASIPHLLTGIPWTLLISFGGLAIGFLIGIIFGLLRISPLRLLRWPATVYIEIFRGTPVLVQVLFIFYGLPQLLGGPINAVVAGIAAIALNAGAYISEIVRGGVQSIEKGQREAGLSLGLSRTDTFRYIIWPQALRRMIPALGNQGIVSIKDTSLFSVIGVGELVRQGQVYIATTFTALEVYLMVALLYLAITLSLSFALRLLERKGLVGQ, from the coding sequence GTGGACGTCACTTTCCAGTTCGACTGGCAGGCGGCCATCGCCTCCATCCCGCACTTGCTCACCGGTATCCCCTGGACCTTGCTGATCTCGTTCGGCGGCCTCGCCATCGGCTTTCTGATCGGCATCATCTTTGGCCTTCTACGCATCAGCCCGTTGCGCTTGCTTCGTTGGCCAGCCACTGTCTACATCGAGATCTTCCGCGGCACGCCGGTACTCGTGCAGGTACTGTTCATCTTCTATGGCTTGCCGCAACTCCTCGGCGGTCCGATCAACGCCGTCGTCGCCGGTATCGCCGCCATCGCCCTCAACGCAGGTGCCTATATTTCGGAAATCGTGCGTGGCGGTGTGCAATCCATCGAAAAGGGTCAACGCGAAGCCGGCTTGTCGCTGGGCCTGTCGCGGACCGATACCTTCCGCTACATCATCTGGCCCCAGGCGCTACGCCGCATGATCCCGGCGCTCGGCAATCAGGGCATCGTCAGCATCAAGGACACCTCGCTGTTCTCGGTCATCGGCGTGGGCGAGCTGGTGCGTCAGGGCCAGGTCTATATCGCGACCACCTTCACCGCGCTCGAGGTCTACTTGATGGTCGCTTTGCTCTATCTGGCGATCACCCTGAGTCTCTCTTTCGCCTTGCGCCTGCTCGAGCGCAAGGGCCTGGTCGGACAATGA
- a CDS encoding CopD family protein: MYHWILSLHLVAVMTWFAALLFIPRLFVYHAQARDHGDEQAMGYFQLMERRLYKGIMLPAMIAVIVFGGLLIYQVPSVMSNGSFHFKLLLVAFLIGYHHVCLAYLKQFAAGRCQKSLKFLRVFNGIPILLLFAIILLVVFQPF; encoded by the coding sequence ATGTATCATTGGATTTTATCGCTGCATCTGGTTGCCGTCATGACCTGGTTCGCGGCTCTTTTATTTATCCCCCGATTGTTCGTCTATCATGCCCAGGCGCGTGATCATGGTGATGAACAGGCGATGGGCTACTTCCAGCTCATGGAACGGCGTCTCTACAAGGGCATCATGCTGCCGGCGATGATCGCGGTGATCGTTTTTGGTGGGCTGCTGATCTATCAAGTGCCGAGCGTCATGAGTAATGGCTCGTTTCATTTCAAGCTGCTGCTGGTCGCATTCTTGATCGGCTACCATCATGTGTGTCTGGCCTATCTCAAGCAGTTCGCGGCGGGACGTTGCCAGAAGAGTTTGAAATTTCTGCGTGTCTTCAATGGCATTCCCATTCTGCTGCTGTTTGCCATCATCCTGCTCGTCGTGTTTCAGCCGTTTTGA